The Ooceraea biroi isolate clonal line C1 chromosome 3, Obir_v5.4, whole genome shotgun sequence genome contains the following window.
ATCTGACGTATTTTTTGCATGCAACaccatttttatgaaaacaaaaattatgaaCGAAAAGATGGAGATTTTCGTTATAGGATTTTGTGTAGGTATactcttataattattataattattatatatttctatgtatgtgtatgtatgcgtTTCTTGTACGCTATAATTGTGCAAAAAAGAAGAttctatgatatatatatatatatatatgtatatatatatcgcaacAAGTGCATTGCCGCGATTCGCAAGGCGCAAGCAAAACTATAGCATGCCAAGGAACGTGCACGTTATGCAAAGAGCGATGTGAACGGCGGTGAATTCTCATATTCGATAGGTGAGCAGCAAGGGTCTGAAGATTATACAGACGGTTCACCCGGGTGGCTCGACGAGGTCGGCGGTGAAACACTTGGTACCAGGTCATGCGGTGCTGGCAGCCGTGCAGCGAGAGGACATCGTAGCCGCGACTCTGCTCCTGCCGAATCCGGCCACGAACAATCCTGTCCATGTGCACGCATACAGGTCACTATGCCATCTTGTTACGCCGACTGACAAATATCTGatcaattaaatgaaataatgcgATAATCTGATCCCGTAAACTGGATTAAATCAATCAGTCGatcatattaatttgtttaacataatttaaaatattaagtgaAAATGGAATAATTCGCCTCGCCTTGATAAACTTTGTTTCTCTTGTTCGGCGCGAGCAAATTCGCGGTTAAATGGAGGCGGTTCATCACCCTGATCTTACcgcatttatttcttaattaagaACTTTCATAACTCCTTGTTAATGCTTTTCATAATTCCGCAATGTTCACACGTCGGTCGGTCACACCATCCCGTCGCagtgaacgagcgagcggattCAAGTATTCGGAGCAACCTCGtcattaaattgcaaattatcgAGGCTATTAGCTCAGCGATTTACTGCGCAGTGTCACGATAATTAACACGCGTTTGGAATAATCGCGCTCTCGACCGAATTTTGTTTCGTTCACGTAGCTGCGAAGTAAAAGAGATGATATTATAAACCGCAAGGATCGACAGCGATTGTTTAACCGAAGTAACCGCGGAGGTGCGCGATCTCTCTGGTATGCTCAATGAAAGTACcgttaaagaatattttgtacCGCGGAGCTCGGGTTAGAgtgaattacaattatattccGCGATGAACTTCGTTAAGCATACTGACGACCTAAATGGGAAAAGATACCCGGTATTTTTCTCGGCTGGGAGCGTCGATCGCGCTTATCGTGGGCTCGTATCTGACAGGTAACACGATGCGTATTTTCCGCAAACAGGGTGACTTAATCCCAcgctaaaaaaatatctcgcgttgcacaataaaatttacaggCACGAGAACTAGAACattgagatataaaaaaatatgttagaTTAAGAATCTCTTCCGTTTTGtcttattgttatttaaaatgatcAGAGAGCTCATCTCTCGTTCTCGAACGTTTTTAGATGCGACTCAGTCGAAACCGCCGAATTGTTGGGCAGCCAGTTGAAAGCGCTGGCGTCACACACCGACAATTTGGCCAGGGTCACGGCGAGCGAAGGCAGAATCCGCAGCAATCTAGGCAGCGATGGCCGGAGTACCAGAGAGTCCGAGTCCTCCGAAGGTAGCGGTGAACTCAGACACGATCCGGTCCAAACCACGACCATTTACGAGTCTCTGGCCGCCGAGTTACGAGCAAAATTAGGTGAATGCCTCGTTCAAGTCACGCTTAATACCTCGCCGCTGTAGAATTTCATGTGCCGAAAGgcaaatcaaatatttcaagACATTCAAGGAATTAGCGTATTTGTCATGTAAAGTGAAAGGCTTAAGATTATAGAGAAGGACATTAATCTTCTAGTAagtaagaaaaaatgaaaaacaaaaacataGAGATCACGTAAGAGTCAAAGTCAAGAGAATAATTATAGACTCAGTTTcttttcatcattattatttatgcaagAGTCTTGCAGAAATGACGACTTTAGTCGCGCGAGAAAACAGCTGTTAGACATCCACGCACGCGTTATTCGAATGCGTGTCAAGGTAACGTAGATACGAACGGAACAATCGTGCTTTCAGGCAGAGGCAATTCCGGCGATAACGATGTCGGTCCGATATTACTGCCGCCGCGCGACTATGACACCGTGCACAGACATCGTGGCAACTTGGCTGGCATCGAGTTCAGACGCTGCTTGAATCAGACCATCGTGGGTGGTAGCACGGGCATCGATAGGGGTGGCACTAGAAGCGCGGCCAGCAGCGGCATAGGATCCGATAGCGCAGCCACTCCGCCGCCTTATCAGACGCATCATCCCCTGGGTCAGAGACCGTCCAGACCATCCAGAGATTCTTCCTCCGGTGAGtgattttagttttatttctcATATTAAATAcgaagatttatcatattgaaTACGAGTATTATCGCCGACAAGATAATGAACcaaaataatgatacaatGAATTCTTCATTTAGTCTTTGGACATTTCtgatatttgtttgttttttatctgctataatattatattataattttgtaattttatagacCTTCAGATTATTGTGACGTTTTAGATAatcgttttataaattaatttttcattctagACAGATAGATTATCAGGAAGCGTCTCGATATCATAAATcttaagttttaaaaatattcattctcgctttctctccaGAATTTCTTAGTAATTAAAACACTCAATCAGCGCAGTAGTTCGAACAAATTCACCTCTCCGACGAATCGGAATTCCAGCCACTAAGAAGGCACGTGTATGAAATTAGGTGTTAGCAAGTAGGTCGTTGCAATGCGAAGTCTAAGAGGCATTTTCGCTGCTGAGTCGTTGCGTCAAGTTACGATGCAACATCCCATTTCAAGCAAGAAAGCCTCCGCGGAGGAGCGTGCGTAAAATTGACTTGCAAGCGTGACAATTGCGGTTCTAGCGAGTGTGAAACTTGCCGAGAGTATTACGCGCGTGGTTCGTAGAAATTCTGCGTTATTGGCCAATATCTCTGAGAGCATCGTTGCGTGGGTATTATATGATCGTGAAAATAGGTTTTCAGGACATAAACATGGATTACTTCGAGACTGCCATTCCGATGCAATAGACACGTTGTTACTTGACATacttaatgttaaatttacaCTATGCTGATCGCgatgattaaatttatcgcCTCGTCTATGCGACAGATATAATATTCTGAAACGACTTGTTTAACTTGTAATCACAGACTTTCCGAATCGTAAAATATCAAGAGTCAGTGACGCAGAAGAGAGATCGaccgagaagaaaaaaagttatataaatgtgGTATTTAACCGAAGGCATTCAAAAAAATGCATAGTATTGTTACGTAATTTGTGACTAATTGCAAAATAGAAAGTTTTTAGAATAATCTCGTAGTGCTATTGACTGGACGCATCATTACGCCGGTTAAGCGATAACGCAAGCCGATGCTGGGCGCCGCATGAAAGTGAAAGTCCTCGCTTCTTCTTTTCGCGATCCATCTCAGGAAGCAATTGTGTACCCAATAATCATTCTTCCCGAAGCGGAGAGTACTATTAGAAAGGTAGAGACATTAACGAAATTAGTTTCGTGGGACGGtaaatatagaaaaacaaTATTCTTCTCTAGAAAATAATGCAACGTCAAAAATCGATACAACAGAATAGCGCAGCGATATCATCGCTAAAAACTGAATCAAAGTCAACCAGTGAATTCTCTTCTGTGCCTGAGAAACGTTATTTGTTAAAGCGTTTCTCGCATTCCAAACATTTCTCGCAGGCAAACGGAAGTGACTCCGCGATCAGAGATTCATACCGGACTCGGAGACGACAAAAATTTGGGCGCTTTCTACTCGGAGGACGGATGCCCATGCGTGCCGACTCGAATCTTATCGACTCTCGTAGAAAACTGGGCAGTGGCGAACCGCGCGACCTCGTAACCCAGTTGCCGATAGCTACGAAAAATCgtttctcgtcgtcgtctttcAGCAcgctccctttttttctttcttctttcccgCAGTTCCGCTATCGAAACGTCGTATTGAATACCGAAGTCGAGTTCGGCCCGGTTTGCCATAGACCACGTGTTCTTCCTAACAATAAAATCGTCCACTTTCACCCTGGCCGATCCCGAAAGCTTCACGTTGATAGATGCGCGCGTTGTGCACGTCTTTGCGTGAAGAATGCGCGAAATCACATCTGCGAATTGTGGAAAGTCGATCTTCGCGTGGTGCAAGAATTTCTGCAAGAAAGCCGATCGTAACGCAGAAAACTCATCTGCCACACAGATTAATGGTCCATTCGTACATCTCTCCGTACAGTAAATCCCGCGTCGAGTTTCTGCGAACTTTCCGCGAGCGAGACTCAGCGCGGTTGAAGCTGTCAGAAGAAGCTGGATGGCACGGCCGCAGAGACAACAAACCATAACTAATTCCGAAGCAAAGAGCCTCCTAGAAGAAACGAACGACCCGATTAAGAGAAATTCGTTTAATTTGCAATATGCTCTTTCGGGATCTCGCGCCAGAACGGGAAGTCGGTTAACGGGGAGAAGCGTAACGGTGTATAAATTGCTTAGTGTGCTTAGCATAAAGCTTTATTAGCTCTAACAGCTGCGCCGACGGAATACACACATCCTACTTACTTTATCTCTCATACAAAGCGTCGCGGCCCGAGATCAATAGAGGTGCAACGGTGCGCATTAAAAGTATGCACGCGATGCATGCGTATCGGAGTGGAGGAGCGTCGCGCTCTTCTGGGGCGTGCCTTCCTCGCCTTGTGAAACGTGTTTTTAACGGACGACTGACCCATATAGCGCCCCTGAATAAATTTTCGAGAGATGaaggagaggaaggaagaaaaaaaaagaaaaatctgatATACCCCCGTCACACACCATGTACCGGTAGACACGCTCCGCTCGGCGTTAAGCTCATACACGAGAGGGAGATTGCATTGAGCACCTGTTACAGTGGAAGAGAGGAATACCGTTAGGACACGACGTCGTCGTGTCAGCGGCAGGTACCATGACTTTACCACGCGACAGGTATACGTATCTCGATTGGCTCCCCAGGGCTACGTACGCTCGCAAAAACCAACCGATCACCGATTGCCCGTCAGATTTCGTGCGGAACTGAAGCATCTGGCGCGTACGGGGATCGCGGCTCCCATAGACTCATGAATAGAACAATTCAAACCGCTAATGGCAATGTCGATCTCGATGTCGAGGAGTATGAAAAGTATTAGTCTTTTTTTCAGCGctctttgatattattatttaaatttcagataaattttcgtttttttacgTTCTTAAAAAGTTGGCACGAAGTCTGTGAAACGTCATATGTTATTTAACGATTTTGGACTTGAGCTGGAAAATTTTTCCGTACACGGCATGTTCACTCAATTTGGCGCCTTCAGATTATCTAATCTTATTCTAATCGATACAGTACTTTTTAACTGGATAGTATAATACTTCAGACAAACTGTTTTCGcaaaggaaattaaaatttacccGAGAGatagaaaatcgtaaaaaacagacaaatattttgataactgaattgtattgatatatattatgcaaaaacgaagaaaagactaaaacttttgcatacccCTAATATTAATacgcaaatataataaatatataataatatagaaagcACGATTGGTAACGATAAGTAACGTCATAGTACGAAAAATTGGATTATTGGCACAGTAATTCAGATTATTCTTCTTCGTCCTTCGAGTCTGTTATTCGATGCTATTATCGTCCGCTGTATTTATTTCTTCGCGACGAGCCGTTTGACAGCTTCAGCAGCCTTCAAGTTAATTTTCTATGAGAATGGTATTCATTCGTGTTTGGGTTTctattcaaaattttatctCAGCGCAACATGTGAGGGAGTTCATGAGAGTTCACGATAAGTGCTTCCATTCGAGTACTTCCATCCGATGTATGTTAAGGCGAGTCAGCTCGTTCTGATCGTTCTGACAGCACAGATAACAGAGTGCTggggaaattttatttatattaatcgacGAGAGAAATACGATGATTTTTTGAGGGGAAACAGTTCTCCAATGAAATGCGTCCAATTGAAACCTCCGATTTCGAAAAAATCGCGACGTCGAAACAACAACAGCATCGCTCGTCTGAAAACTTACTGTGCGTTGTCAGCCAATATAAATCAAATCTGCTCTGCTACTCGCATTGTCAGCGTAAACGCATTTTGAATGAAAAAATTTCACGGACTTTCTACCATCCTACTTCtccaagaaaattatatttctaatatttgaCAATTATTGAACCCACGCAGTTTCGCAGAATTCTttacaaatacaaaaatgttCCTGTTACTCGATGTTGGATAATCACTAGAATCCATCTCGGTGaataaaaagtacaaaaaatcACACGATCCTTCCGTCACGTTTACGTCACGCGCGATTAAAGAAGACGCAGCGGATGTAACCCGGTAACGATTAACATCTGATCACAATTTTTTCACTTCCGTCCTACCGTGTGAACGGCCTCCTGCTCGATTCTATCAGAAATCTTGACGGTGTAAGGCAACGTGACACAGTTAACGCCTTCGCGTGTATTATATTCGTGATGCGCCTCTGTATTATTTTACGTGACAAAGTTATATCTCGCGTGAAATGATTTTAACGCTActcgaatcaatttatttgccatttatcattttataaatgataaatgctGCGGCATTGATCAATTGCGTGATCATCAATGCTTTTATTGTGCATTTTTTGATATCCCAGCGAAGTGCCGTTACAGAGAGTCTCGAAAGTTATTTACGTTATGAAAATAAGATAGAGAAAAGTTCCTAGAAGAactttcataaattaatatacatatctgATATGAATGAATGATACGCATGATAATGATCATAACTGTACAACATATTTTGACTGAAGAATCGAAATGGCGAAAACGcgcgataatttaaaattgtctAGCTATAACGCCAAGATAGAATCCCACACTCGATTTGCCTCCACCCTCCGATTCTTACCTAATACAGTAACGGCACTACGCCTCTTCGTTTTACGGCGGGATCGTTGCGCAAAGGAGCTCCTCTCCGAAGACGCGTTTCCACGCGCGCCCGGGAGAAGGTGGAGGCCACTTGCGTCGCTCCGCGTCGCCGTTGTTTACGGCAACGTATAATGACAGTCATGCTGATGATGATGAGACGCTATCTTGATGATGGTGACGACGACCGACTGCACGGGTACTCGTAAATTCGTGCGTGAGTCGACCTCGTGGGAGGCCGTTGTACGTACGGAATAAAGTTCCGCATTCTCGGCCCACAGCCCCAGGCACCTCTCAGCCTCCTCGTGTCTCTTCGAGCCTCATCTGTGTTCCCTCCCCCTCCTTCTCATCCTCCTCCCGTGTGCCCTCTTAGCCCGCTACCGCTCTTTAAATCTCCCTGACCTCATCGCGATGCCAGATTCCGCGAGAATTACGGCCGACCGATTTTCCACGGGTCCATTGGAAGGGCGAATCCAGGGACTACCGGTTAACAGAATTTGCGTCGGTGTTGATTGTCTAGAAagactttaaataaaaatttcataaaatcagTATCAAATACGTTAAGTTAACTTAATAATTGAGAACATCCGAGAAATTAATAAGATGTAACATTTGTATaagataaaatgtaatatttataagaaataaaaaataacatgtaAATCAGTTTATTTAGTATGAGAAAACTAAAAGTTgattttcttgtaattttctaatttacaTGTTTATCGTGTGCAGATGACGATTGGGGTGTACCAAATGAGGAGAACGATTACCTGCCAGAAGTGGAAACAGCTACATCGAGTCTGACATTGCCGCGATTACCGCGTAGTCCCGAAAGGCTACCCAGTCAAGTGAGCAGGGGAATTTCACCGAGCTGCAACAGGAATCGACGAGCGGCGGAATTTAGACAGCGATCGCCGAGTCCTCAATACCAGCCCAGGGTCAATCCCAACGAAGTGACCAGTCCCAGAGAGAGGTTCCAAGATGCCAAGGAAATGTTTAGGGCCATGGAGAGGGAGGCCATTGCCAGACCCGTTCTCTCCAGGCAGAGAGACATCGAGCACCATCCTGTACACAGGTGCGCCTCGCAGATGCACTCTTCAGGAATATTATTAACAGAGCTGCATGATAAAAACTGCAGAATACATAGGCAGGAAAGTCCACCTTTTCATCGGGAAAGAAACTCATTCACGACGATGTCGTAGTAATCCAATGCAGACATGTATCAGTTCACGAAACGCTCGCTGAGGAACATTAATCGCGCGGATCGATCGCGAGTAAAAGTCGGAATGCGCGGTCGTTGAGAGTATCGGCCCGGGAATCTAAACGCGACATCGACCGTTGTCGCAGTTTTCGTTTTGCACATATATAGTTGCGCGCAGCTTTCCATGCTCGAACGGGTTTAGAAAGATCCGCGCGAGTAACAAACATTTTCACCGATCAAACGCGTTCCCGCGACAAAGATTTATAAAGGTGCAGACCTCGATGCGTTTGTGAAAACTACGTTCGGTTTACCATCGATATCCCGTGCGTTCACATTCCGCAAAAACTGTTTAATAGAAAGTCCTGAAGagagaattcttttttttctttttgaagaaatttttcaattagtgtaatatcttaaaatagaattgcattaaaaattgcacAAGGACATAAttcatgattaattaattaaattataacgaTTTGTTATTTCACAGAGTCGAGTCAGCCAGACAAGTACTCGAGGACAGATCAGGTCGCCAATATCCGAGCATGAATTCCATATCCACGCACGATCATATAATCAGACGAAATCAACCAGGCTTGGCGTTGGATCGCGAAAATGGCATATCTTACAAGGACAGACCACGACCCAGGACCCATCATTACGCGGTCGAGCGTCCGCCTGAAGCCGAGATTTCGAGGTCACGACCAAGAAGCTTCTATGAGAACCCAGCGATCGGCAGGGATTACAGAGATCAGAGAAATCCTGCTGATCAAAGAGATGTAAGACgtcatttttaattcgtaatattcattttattatctaagtataatatataatataatctgcTTATACcaacaaataatttctcttttagaTGCGAGAATTTCGAGAACGTACGCAACACTCGCGGGAACTGCGCGACAAGTTGCGGACCAGGAGCACGACTTACCAGGAACTGTCGGAGCACGAAAGATACCCTGGACTCGATCGTGAAAGTGCCAGACCGCCGTTGGAGATGATTCCGACACCCAGCAGATACCGTCACAGCTACGCCGAACCGCCAAGATTGGGTCTAGCCGCGCTTCATCCCTACTGATGCACTAGCCCGTTGATCGATGAACTATTTAATTAACCGACATATCGCGTTATCACACTATTCACGTACCGCGCCTTGACCGTTCAGTGCGTTCGTGATTAGCGGCCTTCATCTCGTTTCTGAAATCAGGAAGGAAAAAGATCGATGGCTGCGATATTGTGGatagttttattttgattttaaaaCGCTAAAGCAGGGaacaattcttttttaattcattaatataatctattattataattgcccgccactattaatatttaacacgaTATAACTGATTAGTAAAATAGGTGTATTATAATCCATAATAAGTTGCTAAAAACAGAAAAGCTCGTTAATAATCCTGCATAGCGTTTTAGAATTAATTGTCGATGTATGCGCTATAACGATTTGCTTATATGCCGTGCCACTGAACGGTCAATGCCGTTTGCaaattgtatatgtatgtaacgAGAGTAAGAAAGCTTGTATATGAATCACATTTTCGATAAATCCAATTATTTGCGTATCGTTGTTATCAAGTACGAACAGAGGATCTCGTTGAGagacgatttttatttaagtacGATTTCTCTAACACGATCCCGAGAACGTACCGTATTGTTATGCGTCAAACGCCACACTAAcaacataatattattagtaacataaaatatacgatAATCAGTAACAGTAACgataataattgtaacaaCAAACATACGCATTTCTTATTTTCCTTCTTCGATCAACTGAAATCGTTGAGAATTGAGTCGAGTAtgatcaaaaattattaaaatcggaaaaacaatttatatatatacatatatataaatttatgtatatatacaagtctaaatttattcaatgtGCAGTGTATGTGAAgacattattttcttaaatatcttTACATATCTCCGCAAAGAAcctaataaataagatatgcACATTGAAAATTACGCAAACTTAATTTTCCGCGTAATATATTAggattatattacatattgtatGGCAGATTAGATTTTTTTTCcttgattatataaattatcatttctcTCTCCCACGTCAAGATGATACATCCTGATTTCTACTTGCATAATAAGGATTTCTTGTTCCGCAAGATAGAGCGTGTATATAACATCTCGAATCTCCGTTTAATTTATTCCGTGGCCATATCTTCGCAGTAACATCAGCAATTACATAAAGGAGATATTCAGTTGTGGTAAAATGAATTCGGGGAAGCCTACAGCGACAGCTATTCCTACGCACGAGATGGACATGGTGAAAATCGGACATCGTGACGCGAAGAATGATCTCTCCAACTTCCACGAAGACGGTGCCCGCAGGCAGTGTTACATTTCATCGAGTCCCGGATGTTTGATACATCCCACATTATGCGAACATGAACGgaagaacatgaaaaatacGGATACCCACGCGTCAGAGGATTTGCTAGCTGAAATTTGCAAGATATTATAGAACAGCGTATAATAAATAGCTTACATGTATTCAACATCAAGATTTTTCGCACGGACAATTATggtgttaatatttattgcggTAAAAAATATTCAGCAGTTTTCTCAACCTACTGTGAACCGGCTACGATAATAAACTACTTCCGCGGTTAGCACGGAGCAGGAAGTGGTCAATAcgaattattgcaatatttgcaGTTCTTTCACGAATACCAAATAGATTtggagaaattttttctttgcgGCGGATAAACGTATTTATGCGTATCTTTTTTGCCCagttgtttataatattttgttaaaagattagattaattattatgacaTAGAAATGTAGTTGCGAAATTTGTAAGCATTGTTAATCGCTTTTTCgattagataaattatattagtgGTGCGTAGAACGCGCTATGGACTCCCTTATTActataatatcttttactaAATTATGTTCATCGATTGGTGCGTAATTGCAACGCGTTGATGCATTTCTAATACATTCACCGCACGCATTTTTAGCAACGATCAATATTTATGACGTAAAAAATCTGCTGATAGTGAAATATAACTAGAGATGTATTGACTTTCAGCATTAAGAGGAGAAATTGCTCGGACGCAAATACGAAACGGTTTCGCGCACTGAAGAAATTGATACACATCGCGGTTTAACGGAGGAAAGCGCAACAAGTGCGTAAGCATAATTTCGAGAAAGTCATTTCGCGAGACGCAACAGCAACGTTGCAGGCATCTCGATATTCGCAATTTGTTCGTTTTCACTCGCGTTTTCCCTTTATTCGTCACAGAGCGATCCGCACGCCCTGAAACGAAACGCGCGCAGCAGTTCCCTCCAGCAGAAACATTACCAAGACGTTTCGTAAACCCGTAATCACCCTCGCTGTTTCGCAAGAGTGCACCGAGATTAAGACGCGTGCTGTATGTCGCCGGCGTTTCGTTTTCCCCGTTGATGAAGCTCGCAATCGCACGGAACATTGCTTCATTCTCCGAGCAGGGCACATATACCGGGTGACCGTTATCCATTGAAAATCGTGCGCGCGTTCCCGCGTTGGCCTCTTGCGAGGTGATTCGCACGGCGTCTAATGTAATTCAAGACTCGATTACCGTTGCGTTACCGCGCTTTCTGTCCAAAGATGAATTTCTCAGAGACACACCCGCCACCCACTACCCAAACGCGAGAGGAACGTCGTCCCGGCCGGTCACTCGCCGAGCGAAACGCTCCACAGAAGCGTAAAAGGTCAGCATTCATCCGATTTCGACAACGTTGCCGCGCGGATTCTCACACGATTTGCGAATGCTACATGTGCGTGCCAGTATGCGCGCACGTAAATGCACGCAGCGCGCCTGATATAAGCAGGCTCTCCTTCTCTCGTAAAGGGATCCAGCGCTGCGAACCCGCTCGCTCCTCTCGATGGCAGTGACCTGTTACAGGGATCTCACGGGGCCCCCGGGGCCTTTa
Protein-coding sequences here:
- the LOC105278723 gene encoding uncharacterized protein LOC105278723, producing MMKFICFREQRVMALRLRGSKDVKRSFYYVWYLGAREAKGVDAMPGAIAYLLERERLKEPFKVTLQVSSKGLKIIQTVHPGGSTRSAVKHLVPGHAVLAAVQREDIVAATLLLPNPATNNPVHVHAYRCDSVETAELLGSQLKALASHTDNLARVTASEGRIRSNLGSDGRSTRESESSEGSGELRHDPVQTTTIYESLAAELRAKLGRGNSGDNDVGPILLPPRDYDTVHRHRGNLAGIEFRRCLNQTIVGGSTGIDRGGTRSAASSGIGSDSAATPPPYQTHHPLGQRPSRPSRDSSSDDDWGVPNEENDYLPEVETATSSLTLPRLPRSPERLPSQVSRGISPSCNRNRRAAEFRQRSPSPQYQPRVNPNEVTSPRERFQDAKEMFRAMEREAIARPVLSRQRDIEHHPVHRVESARQVLEDRSGRQYPSMNSISTHDHIIRRNQPGLALDRENGISYKDRPRPRTHHYAVERPPEAEISRSRPRSFYENPAIGRDYRDQRNPADQRDMREFRERTQHSRELRDKLRTRSTTYQELSEHERYPGLDRESARPPLEMIPTPSRYRHSYAEPPRLGLAALHPY